GCCATACGCTCCGTGATGAGCCCCCGTGATGCGAGGCTCCGGGCAGCAGTAGAGATCGCCCGGTGGAGCCGGGGCAAGAAGAGAACAGTACCGTGGACGCTCTACGAGGAGCTGTGTAAATGGCTGCCCCTCACACCTAGGGACTTCGTGCGGGCGGCAAGGATGGCCGGGCTAGAGGTTGAAGGGTCTCCCCGTGAGAATGAGGGGGTTCAGCAAAGGCCAAACTCGTCACATGGTCAGCGATAGCTGGTTACATCATAACCCCGTTTGCCGGGTAGTGTTAGCTTTTCGCCTTAAGCCTGTAGCGGCCGCCGTCCAGGGGCTCAACAACGCCCTGCTCCACAAGCATTTCGAGGGCATCGCTGTAGTAGAAGTCTTCGACGTCTATACCGTACCACTCCTTGAACTTAGCCTTGATCTCGTCTAGGCTCCACTCCTCTTTACCCTCCTCCCTGTAGACCTCCTGCATCATCCTCTTGACGAACTGTGTCACGTCCTCAAGCCGCGTCCACGGGTACTGGAACCACACCCACTCCTTAACCTCTAGGTAGTAGTAGTCGGGCTTAAACTTGGCAACCGTGCTTATCCACTGGAGCGTAGCTACGCGGAGCTCGTCGGGTCTCCACTCCCTCAATACGTAGTCTCGCGCAAGCATTACAGTCTCGCCAGTATCCACGATGTCGTCTACCAGTAGCGCGCGGTGGCCACGAAGGTCAACCCGATATGGGAACTTGAGCACGGCACGCTCAGCAGCTTTGGCAGCCTCCGTCCAGTGCTGGCTCTGCACACTGAGAAGATTCTCTACGCCGAGAAAATCACAGAGAAGCCTAGCGGGCACGTAGCCGCCACGCGCCACGGCTATAATGACTGTGGGCTTGTAGCCCGACTCCTTTATCTTCCTCGCAAGACCGCGGCTCCACTCAACAATCTCCTGCCAGGTAACAAGCTTGACGGGAACGCGCGGCAACCCGATACTTCACCCTAACGGGGACGTAAAAAGAGGGATAAATAACGGCTATCCCCGGTCTTCCCAGCTATGCCTGGCTGCAGGGATCATAGTTCTCGTCAACCGTTGGCTTTAGGGGTATGAGGCATAGGAAGTGTGCACCCTCGCTACCAGCCCAGTACTCGTGCTCCACGTTGGGCGGTATGAATATGAACGAACCCTCCCCAACGTCGTATGTATTACTGCCTATCCTCACCTTCATGGAGCCCTTGATCACGAATATCTCGTGCTCCCATGGATGTTTGTGACCCGGTATATGGGAGCCAGGCTCCATAGTAAAATACCTCATCGCAAACGCCCGGGCACCGTCGGAGTCCCTTATGAGCCAGCGTATCCTGACACCCTCTAGCTTCCTGCCAGCTATGACTACATCCTCAGCTTCTACATCCAGGGCCCTGCCTATTTTCTCGCCGCAGGAACCACGCAGAACAGGCAAGACGAGCTACACCATGTAGGACTAGCTGGCAGAGGGTTAAATGCTGGCGGTCGCGTCCGGCCCGGTACACGTCACCGGGCCAGACGCCCTCAGAGGGCTAGGGTCGCGCGAGGGGGCGCGCTCACCCCGCCCTCTGAGGGCTTGTGCCCCGCCTGACCGACCCGCTTCATTGCCCCGTCGCCGGGTCTCGGCGGGTGTGAGACCGGCGGGGCCGCCGTGTGGCATGGATTCTGCACGCTATCCGGCTATTAGGGGTAACGGCGTCCAGGAACTTTGGGGCGGGCTGGGAACGGGCCTCGGGGTGGTCTATCTGCGCGTTATCGGTGTCGACGTCGAGCCTGGCTGTAGGAACTCCGGGCGCTGCTACTCTGTCGCAGTGCTCGATGGAGATAAGCTTCTGGCCAAGTATGAGGGCATACCACTGCATAGGCTTATCAGGATTATCTGGGAGTATAAACCGGACATACTTGCTGTCGACAATATAGCCGAGCTAGCCGAGACCGAGCACGAGCTAGCAAAACTAGCATCAATGCTGCCAGCGGAGATGGCTATCGTGCAGGTTACAAGGCTGCCCGACGGAAGCTTTGTCGACGTACGTAGACTTGCAAGGCTTGCAGGTCTAGACCCGGGCTCGGGTAAGCTCACGCCCAGCCGCACAGCCTATCTCGTCGCAGTACTCGCCTCGATGGGTTATGGCTCGAGGGTACGGTTTGTAGAGGAGAAAACGAAGATCGTAATCTCGAGGTCCAGGAGGCTCAAGCACGGCGGTATGAGCAATCCAAGGTTCCAGCGACGCATAAGGGCAGCAATACTGAGGGCCATGAAGGATGTGAAGAAGCTACTAGATAAACACAAGCTAGACTACGACCTTATGATACGTAAGAGCGGTGGCGGCCTGGACAGCGCTGTGTTCATAGTCTACGCGTCCCGACCAGCGCTAAACGGCATTATAAAACCATACGAGGACAACGACGTGAGAATAGAGGTAAAACCAATCTATAGCAGCAAGCTCGTCTTCGAAACCACACACGAGAATATAGCACAGCCAAAACCCTACATCATAATCGGCATAGACCCGGGAATATCCACGGGGGTAGCGATAATAGATATACATGGTAGATTCGTTACGGCCCTAAGCCGCAGGGGGTTCGACCGCAGCGAGGTCATAGACCTCGTACTCCGCTACGGTGTCCCAGTACTAGTAGCTACCGATGTTAGGCCCGCCCCCGAGTTCGTTAAGAAGCTAGCGGCAGCACTCGGCGTACCCGTCTACGAGCCTTCTACAAGCCTGTCAGTCGAGGAGAAACGTACACTCTTCGATTCATACGCCCAGAAGTACCCCGTACTAAGAAGGCTAGCTGATGCACATGTGCGGGACGCGCTGGCAGCAGCTGTTAAGGCCTACCAGGTATATGAGCCGAAGCTACGCCAGGTCGAGTCCTACGCAGCAAGGCTAGGCATAGACATAGATGTTGACAGGGTTAAGGCCGACGTGATAAGAGGAGTTACAATCGCCGAGGCCGTGGAGAAGGCTATAAACGAGGCGCTCAACGACATTATGCCTAACATGTATCTCGTTAAGAGTGTTAGGAGGGACCACGAGGAGGCTGCTAAGCAGCAACCCGCGGGTGAGAAGCTGGAGAAGCTGCGGGTCGAACTCGAGAGGCTTAGGGCTGAGAATAAGCTTCTCCGCCAGAGGCTGGCGGAGCTTGACGAGGTCATAGAACGCGTCGAGACGGAGTATCGTCTACTCCAGCTAGAGTATAGGGCTAGCATAGAGCGTGACCGCGAGATAAACAGACTTGCTAATGAGGTATCATTGCTACGCTCCGAGCTGGAACGGACGAGGATGGAGCTGGAGAAACTGCAGACCCTTGTAGACGAATACACGAGGGCACTCTTCCTCGTAGCTAAGGGTGCAGCAGTACCAGCCCTCGCCTATGGCGAGCTAAACAGCGATACTGTTAGGGAGGTCGAGGAAAAGGCTACAGAATATGGCAGGATAGTACTGGTGCTCGACACGGTTAACCCGGTGCACTGGAAGCTCTATGGCCAGAAGGTGTCACAAGCGCTGCTAGCCGTCCTGCTTCCAGGACAAGCCATGGATAAGAGGAGCGTTATTGAGGAGTACATGGTCCCGGTTCTTCCTGCAGAGGAGTACATAGTCTTTAGGCATGGACGATACGCCGTCGTAGATTCACGTGTGCTGCTCGACGCGTATCTCCGCAAGCAGGCTCTGCTGGAGGAAAGGCAGTGGAGGGGGGATAGAAAAACGCTGACAAAGGACGAGCTTAAGAAGCTTATAAGCGAGTATAGGGCTAGGAGAGCTAAGCTGCTCTTAGAAAATAGTAATCTTGCCCTCAACGAATAGCTTTGTCAGCTCCTGGTACTTGTCAAGCTCCTCCTCAACTATCGCCTCTATCTCCCTAAGAGCATTGGATGGCAGTGGCTCTCCAGGCTTCTCCGATACAACCTTAATGTTTGCTATCAAGGGGTCGTTGATTGGCCGGCCAATCTGGCTTAGCAGCTTAACATAGACCTCACGTATCCCAGACACGTTGTCGTAGATTCTGCGGGCGATGTTTAGCGCCATGACGTTGTATATCTTACCTACATGGCTTACCGGGTTCTTGCCAGCAGCTGCTTCTAGGCTCATAGGCCGGAGCGGCGTTATTAGGCCGTAGCTTCTGTTGCCACGGCCGGTCATACCGTCGTCGCCGTGCTCAGCGCTTGTACCCGTAACAGTGATGTATACTATGCCCTTGTCGGGCTTGTCGGCTGTGTTAACGTAGACCTCTACATCGTAGTCTGGTGCTATCCTGCTAGCAAGGTCGAGTACAGCCTCCTTGATTGCCTCCTTGACGGAGAGGTAATGGTCAAGGTCTTGCACGAGACTTGATATTATTGCTGCAGCTATTGTCAGCTCTATCTTCCTGCCACGCCGGAGACCCATAACCTTAATGTCCTCGCCTACCTCCGGGTTCTTCTCCTTAAACTCCTTGCTGTTGAGGAGCCTCTCAGTCTCAAGCACTAGCTGCTCAAGCGTCGAGAACGGGGCAAAGCCCACTCCTACGCTCGTATCGTTTGCCAGGGGTACACTATCCTTGCCAAGCTCGTATATACCTACAAGATCCGCGCTTCCTTGACCGACCTTGTAATCCACTATTATATGGCTCTCCGGGTCTAGGAAGCGGAACTTCTCCCTAATCCACTCCTTCACAGCACGCAGGATAATGGTGCCTATTGGTATTCTCTCGGTTTTACCGTCTGGCAACCTTACCTCGGTGGTAGCCCTACCCGATACTATGATGTATATGGGCTGTAGAACCTCGCCGCCGCCAAAACGTGGCGCTGCCTGACCACCCACAACCAATACCTTGTCAAGGTTGTGGTGTAGTATTGTACCGTACTTCTCGATATAGTACCTTGAGAGGTACTGGCTCGAAATTTCTGCGGCAGCATCAGCTATTGTGTCCGGGTGTCCCAGACCCTTCCTCTCGACCAGCTCTACACTCTGCTCTTCGACAGGCTGCAATTTTACACTCTCAACTACGATATTCCTGGGCACGTTTTCCCACCATACACCTTCATATTAATAACACCACTTCCTAATCTCACTTGTATTCCACCCGCAGCGATACAATTTAAGATTTAGCCCACCGGTAGCGAGCCGCCAGTAACAATCTCGAAGTCAACACTCACGTATACGACATGGCTTCCACGTATCAGCACGCGGCCATACTTAACCTTGCGCTCCATAGTCCCTGGCTTTAGTTCCACACACTCGTCAAGCACTAGGTTCATTGTCGGATCCGTAGCTACGAGTTTTCCAACGTACTCGCTACCATCCTTTAGCTTTACGAAGATAACCCTCCCAACAGCCTCGCGTAGGACTCTCAGGGGGCTTACTGGTTTTGCACGCTGCTGAGACACACTTCCACCCCACAATTCTCCGCATTTTCTACAGCGTGGTTACTTCTAGCCGGGGTGCTAGCCTTCAACTCTAGAGACTTTAAGCTTACTACACGCTAGCCCAACAGCTAGCCAAGAAGTAGCTGCTCCTAGCCGGGGGGTACCAGAGCGTTGAGGAGTACTGTAGAGTATACTCTGCCGGTGAAAGAAGGGAGAGGATCCTAATTTCCCAGCATATCCCCTCTTGTGTATACGCCTAGCTAGCCTCTCAGCGTCGCCCAGCTAGGCCTACTCCTCCTCTGCCTCCTCGAGTTCCTCGAGCACATCCATTACTGCCTCCCTAGCCTCTAACCTTGCTGGAAGACCGCGTCTCCTAACAGCATCGTATACTTCGTGGGCTAGCGCTGTCAAGTCGTCCAGCAACTCTTCTATGTAGCTCCTCGGGTCAGCCTCTGTGTCCACGATCTCGCGGATATAGTCTTTAAGCCCTTCATAACCTATCCTTACTGCTATACCCCTACTGGTCTCAACAACCTCAACATAGAGCGGAGCCTCACTATGTACAAGCCTTACCGCTTCACCAACCTTCTTCACGGTATAGCCTCTACGCTTAGCTAGCTTCTCAATGTCATCCAGTAGCTCACGCTGTACCATCTACGCTCACCGCGGAGTTATGACTTGAAGCTACGTAATTAAAGGGAGCGGGCTTGATAGTCAAGGGATGAAGGATGGGGACACCAGGAGGGAGAGGTTGGAGCCGGGGCCGGGATTTGAACCCGGGATCAACGGGTTTCCACGATGGGCGGGTGCTAGGCACTGCAGCCCGCCGCCTTTGACCGCTCGGCCACCCCGGCGCCCATCCGTGGAACCTCTATTCTCCTACAGCCTCTCTTTATTAACCTTAGCTCGTTTCCAGCTCATAGCCTTGGGGGTGATTGCCCCAGGCGGAGCTGACGGCCAGGATGCCGGGTGATGTGTTTAGCCTTGTCTGACCCTAGGCACCAAGTCCTCATAGTTGGTGGTGGTGCTGCCGGTCTTTCTGTTGCTGTGAGGGTATCCTCTGACGCTGTTCTCGTGTCAGCTTCGCCTAGGCCTGGCTGGCCGCCGCACTGTACTGGGCTTATAAGCCCTGAGACTCTCAAGCTTCTATCTGCACATGAGGCTGTCAGCGATACCTATCGCGGGGCCGTGTTTCTCGACGCGAGGCTCCGAGAGGTGTGCCGTGTTGAGCGGAGGAGGGTACTAGCCTACCGTGTTAATAGGCCGTTGATGGAGGAAGTTTTCGCCGAGGAAGCTAGGGCTCGTGGAGTACGTATGATGTTCTCCAAGCCGGTCGTACATGTTGACTGGTTAACTGGCTGTGCAATGCTTGCCGACGGGGGGAGGATTTGCGGCGAACGGGTAGTCCTAGCGCCGGGCTACTCGCCACGCTTTGCGATGCTCTTCGGTGCCGAGCGTTGTGAGCGCCTCTACGGGGTTGAGGTCAGGGTCGTTCTTGCAAGGAGGATGCTGGATGATGTCTTCTATACCATACATGGCAGCATCTATACACCAGAGTTCTTCGCCTGGATAGTCCCGGTCAACGCTGGCCGCGAAGCTCTCATCGGGCTTGCAGCACGCAACAAGCCCCTCGAAAGACTTGCAGCTCTGCTTGACGACCTAGCCCGCCGCGGCGTAGCAGACTATACTAGGGTCGTTAGTAGGCGTAACGGCATCATAGTTATGGGGCCGGCAGCTAAGAGGATAACTCGTGGCAAGCTTGTTGGCCTGGGCGATGTGCTATGTGCCTCGAAGCCCTTCACCGGTGGGGGCCTCTACGCAATATCGCGGCTCGCAAGCCTAGTCGCAGGCTATGCTGACAACACTATTGCATATGGGGAGCTAGATGCTGCTTGGAGGCTGCTCCGTAGAGAGCTGCTGCTACAGCGCAAGCTTACGAAGCTGCTCCGGGTACTGCTTAGCTCTTCCCTAACAAAGCTTGTACTAGCCCCGATATGCGAGGCGGGAAGCCGGGGGCTCTGCAGCCTAGATTATGATAGGCATAGCAGTGCCGTAAGCTGCCTCTGGAAGCTGTACAGATTGTGGGGCGGTGGGAGAGTTGCCGAGGCGAGAGCTGCTGAGGAAAATAGCTGAGGAAGTCTATGGGCCCGAGAAGGCTAGACGATTCTGGAAGAGAATAGACATTATAGGCGATATCGCCATTATAAAGAAGCCCTTCGACGTTGAGCTAGAGGAGCTTAAGCCGCTCGCTGAGGCTCTCCTCGCCAGGCTCCCTTATGTGAAGAGCGTCTGGGCGGCATCAAGCCCCGTTGAGGGCATGTACAGGTTGCGAAAGTTTGTCCACCTTGCGGGAGAGCAGAGAAGCCTGACTATACACCGCGAGTACGGGTGTAGCTTCCTTGTAGACATAACAAAGGTCTACATCTCGCCGAGGCTCTCCTACGAACACTATCGTGTGGCAAAACTCGTCAAGCCAGGCGAAGTTGTCATCAACATGTATGCTGGAGCAGGCCTTTTCTCGATAATAATCGCCCGGCACGCTAAGCCACAGAGGGTCTACAGTATAGACATAAACCCGGACGCCTACCAGCTCATGGTGCACAACGTCAAGATGAACAAGGTTGAAGACATTGTTGTCCCTATACTCGGCGACGCTGCAAAGGTTGTACCAGAGACGCTTCGTGGTACTGCGAACCGGATACTGATGCCTCTGCCCGAGCTAGCACTTGAACACCTGCCAGCAGCACTTGCAGGCTTGCGAGAGGGCCGGGGCGTCCTACACGTGTATCTCCAC
This DNA window, taken from Hyperthermus butylicus DSM 5456, encodes the following:
- a CDS encoding DUF460 domain-containing protein, producing the protein MDSARYPAIRGNGVQELWGGLGTGLGVVYLRVIGVDVEPGCRNSGRCYSVAVLDGDKLLAKYEGIPLHRLIRIIWEYKPDILAVDNIAELAETEHELAKLASMLPAEMAIVQVTRLPDGSFVDVRRLARLAGLDPGSGKLTPSRTAYLVAVLASMGYGSRVRFVEEKTKIVISRSRRLKHGGMSNPRFQRRIRAAILRAMKDVKKLLDKHKLDYDLMIRKSGGGLDSAVFIVYASRPALNGIIKPYEDNDVRIEVKPIYSSKLVFETTHENIAQPKPYIIIGIDPGISTGVAIIDIHGRFVTALSRRGFDRSEVIDLVLRYGVPVLVATDVRPAPEFVKKLAAALGVPVYEPSTSLSVEEKRTLFDSYAQKYPVLRRLADAHVRDALAAAVKAYQVYEPKLRQVESYAARLGIDIDVDRVKADVIRGVTIAEAVEKAINEALNDIMPNMYLVKSVRRDHEEAAKQQPAGEKLEKLRVELERLRAENKLLRQRLAELDEVIERVETEYRLLQLEYRASIERDREINRLANEVSLLRSELERTRMELEKLQTLVDEYTRALFLVAKGAAVPALAYGELNSDTVREVEEKATEYGRIVLVLDTVNPVHWKLYGQKVSQALLAVLLPGQAMDKRSVIEEYMVPVLPAEEYIVFRHGRYAVVDSRVLLDAYLRKQALLEERQWRGDRKTLTKDELKKLISEYRARRAKLLLENSNLALNE
- a CDS encoding methionine adenosyltransferase encodes the protein MPRNIVVESVKLQPVEEQSVELVERKGLGHPDTIADAAAEISSQYLSRYYIEKYGTILHHNLDKVLVVGGQAAPRFGGGEVLQPIYIIVSGRATTEVRLPDGKTERIPIGTIILRAVKEWIREKFRFLDPESHIIVDYKVGQGSADLVGIYELGKDSVPLANDTSVGVGFAPFSTLEQLVLETERLLNSKEFKEKNPEVGEDIKVMGLRRGRKIELTIAAAIISSLVQDLDHYLSVKEAIKEAVLDLASRIAPDYDVEVYVNTADKPDKGIVYITVTGTSAEHGDDGMTGRGNRSYGLITPLRPMSLEAAAGKNPVSHVGKIYNVMALNIARRIYDNVSGIREVYVKLLSQIGRPINDPLIANIKVVSEKPGEPLPSNALREIEAIVEEELDKYQELTKLFVEGKITIF
- a CDS encoding U6 snRNA-associated Sm-like protein LSm6, whose protein sequence is MSQQRAKPVSPLRVLREAVGRVIFVKLKDGSEYVGKLVATDPTMNLVLDECVELKPGTMERKVKYGRVLIRGSHVVYVSVDFEIVTGGSLPVG
- a CDS encoding cupin domain-containing protein produces the protein MPVLRGSCGEKIGRALDVEAEDVVIAGRKLEGVRIRWLIRDSDGARAFAMRYFTMEPGSHIPGHKHPWEHEIFVIKGSMKVRIGSNTYDVGEGSFIFIPPNVEHEYWAGSEGAHFLCLIPLKPTVDENYDPCSQA
- a CDS encoding phosphoribosyltransferase, whose product is MPRVPVKLVTWQEIVEWSRGLARKIKESGYKPTVIIAVARGGYVPARLLCDFLGVENLLSVQSQHWTEAAKAAERAVLKFPYRVDLRGHRALLVDDIVDTGETVMLARDYVLREWRPDELRVATLQWISTVAKFKPDYYYLEVKEWVWFQYPWTRLEDVTQFVKRMMQEVYREEGKEEWSLDEIKAKFKEWYGIDVEDFYYSDALEMLVEQGVVEPLDGGRYRLKAKS
- a CDS encoding class I SAM-dependent methyltransferase, producing the protein MPRRELLRKIAEEVYGPEKARRFWKRIDIIGDIAIIKKPFDVELEELKPLAEALLARLPYVKSVWAASSPVEGMYRLRKFVHLAGEQRSLTIHREYGCSFLVDITKVYISPRLSYEHYRVAKLVKPGEVVINMYAGAGLFSIIIARHAKPQRVYSIDINPDAYQLMVHNVKMNKVEDIVVPILGDAAKVVPETLRGTANRILMPLPELALEHLPAALAGLREGRGVLHVYLHIFAEKGVDPRSRAVETLVNRLEELGVKKHRVLLARVVRTVGPRRSQVVVDVEVET
- a CDS encoding lycopene cyclase family protein yields the protein MSDPRHQVLIVGGGAAGLSVAVRVSSDAVLVSASPRPGWPPHCTGLISPETLKLLSAHEAVSDTYRGAVFLDARLREVCRVERRRVLAYRVNRPLMEEVFAEEARARGVRMMFSKPVVHVDWLTGCAMLADGGRICGERVVLAPGYSPRFAMLFGAERCERLYGVEVRVVLARRMLDDVFYTIHGSIYTPEFFAWIVPVNAGREALIGLAARNKPLERLAALLDDLARRGVADYTRVVSRRNGIIVMGPAAKRITRGKLVGLGDVLCASKPFTGGGLYAISRLASLVAGYADNTIAYGELDAAWRLLRRELLLQRKLTKLLRVLLSSSLTKLVLAPICEAGSRGLCSLDYDRHSSAVSCLWKLYRLWGGGRVAEARAAEENS